Within Anopheles ziemanni chromosome 2, idAnoZiCoDA_A2_x.2, whole genome shotgun sequence, the genomic segment GTTGGTTTTCCCCTGTATGGTCAAAAGGTAGCCGAAACACGTTGttctttccttcgctttcTCATCCCTGATCTTTTGATTTGTGTTTATTGGTTTTCTATCCAAGCAACCTTTGCCGCGATTTACGACGGCGTTCGATGAAAAAGGCCGCTGATGTCCAGTACACTTGAGGGATAATTATTGcgtattttcttcttcactaTAATCCCCTTCTCTATTGttgcccttttttgttttatgcctCAATGCTGTGGTTTTAACGATCTTCATGTTTCTCTCGTGTGTTTGTCATTCCCTTCCCCTATATTACAGATGTCCTGCTGACGCTGAAAAAGCGACCCAAACACATTAAGATCTACGGCCAAATCTACATCAAACCGTACCGCTTGCCGAGCAAGAAGCGATCACTTCCGTACCGCTGGGGTGAAAGCGTCCCCAGCCCTCGGGCCACCGATACGTTCGCGTTGCAGGACTTTTCGCTCCTTCCGCTCGATCGCGTCCCGGAGAAGCACGTCCCGTCCGACACGGAATCGGACGGCAGCGACATCCTCACGCCAACCGATGTCGTGGGCGGTAAGGAGGCGGACAAGGGCGAAACATTCCGACTGTACCTGCCGAAACCGCGGGCGGTTTTGCAGCGGCGCCATACGCTGTCCAGTTTCAAGGATCTGGTCGGTGTATCCTCGTGGCACGAAGGCCGGAAAGGCAAGCCGCTACTCTCGAGCGACCTGCAGCACTTGCGCGACAAGTCCGTGTCGTTTGGGTTCGGGCTGGAAATGTCACCCCGACCTACGACGACCTGTCTCGGGCTAGtgggcggtggtggaggtggtggtggtggaccaTCGTCCACTGGCATCGATGCAGTAGCGGCCACGGTCGGGGTGTCCGGAAAGTGCAGCAGTTTCGGTGGACTGCAAAGTTCGCTTCCCGATATCGTGCCACCGGAAGTTCCTCCCGTAGTCGTACCGAGACAGACCGACTTGCTGGCTGGTACGTCCGTATGTGCGCCACCGAATGATCTTGCAATCATCACGGGAGCAGCCAACGGTGGTACCAGCGCCGATGCGTACAAAGCGGGCGTCTCGAAAGTGGTGCGCTTTGAGTCCAGTTCGAAAGCCGACCAGTGCCACGTGGACACCAAGTACACGTGCAAGGTGGACAGCACGGTGCTGGAAACGTTCGAACCGATCCCGTACGTCGACGAAGATCTTCCGCCCGCCGTGCCCGTCGTAGTGCCACCGACTGTCACGGAGCGCGTGAAGCGATTCGAATCTTTTGCGAATCGAACCAAGGCGCCCACCATTACCAACGGCCATCACAACGGAAGGTAATACTAACGAATCCATCACGGATCATCCCTTTGCATGGGGCATCGAAAGCTGAATAATTGATGCCCAATTTGTCCTCGTTATTTTTAGCACGCCGAGTGGTGGTGTACAATCCACAGCGATTTCAATCGCACCGCCAGCACCACCTACGACAACGCCATCCACGGTAGCACCGTTGAAGCCGATACCGATGCAACGACACCTTTCGAAAGAGCCAGAGCTGGCCGAAGCGATCAACACGGTGGTTGTGAACCGTGAAATGGTCAAGCGAGGGCGATTGGATAAAAGCTACAGTACGCCGGCGTATGATGATGAACTGAGCGGTAAGGTTTCAAATGCGCATTGGAAAAATGTTAAGTGAGACTGATTACCttattttttctactttatCGTATAGACATGCCACCTGCGATAGAACCCCGTAaagagcaccttcaaaaggcTCCACCTGTGCCACCACCGCGCCCCAAACGAACCCTACCACCCTTTCCGGAACCCGGCTTCGTGTCTTCTCTAAGCAACACACTCGACAGTCGGGACGATAATCCAAACAAATCGAAACTCGCCAACGTAATCGATCTAAAGCAAAACCGAACGCAACCACTACCCGCTTCACCGACCCCGAAACCGGCCGAACGCACAGCTATTCCACCGGTTCCGGCCTCGAGACCGGCGGTTCCCGTGCCGATAGCGAAAATCGTACCCACACCGAACGAaccgccaccatcaccatcagttCCGGTGGCGCCGCCAAGTAGTAGCACcggaaccaccaccaccaccaccgttccgAGCCTTCCAACCGGAGATTCGAGCTCGGAACTGTTGAccccaaacaaaaccaagagTCTTacgttgaagaagaaaaactcacTCCTTTCGAAGCGCCGAAATGTCTCACTAAAGACACTCTGTGTTAGCGACATCCAGGGTCATTTGTACCGACGTACGAAGGACCGCAACGGTGTTTCGTATTGGGCGAAATACTACTTCGTTCTAATCGAGACCACCCTGTACGGGTTCCGCAGCAAAGAGGCACCGAAAGCGAACAGCATGATCTTTCTGTCGGGCTTTACCATCTCCCATGCCAAGGAGGTCCATTCGCGGCCGCACGCCTTCAAGGTGTACCATCCGTACAAGACGTTCTACTTCGCGGCCGAAACGCAGGACGCACTCGTCCAGTGGATGGAGTACATCAAGCAGGCGACGCTCAAGGGTGTCACGGTGGGTGGCGGAACGGGAGGTGGATCAACCGGTGCCACCCAGCACACGCCGTCGGAGTTTGACGCGAAAAATCTGTACTCCGAAACGGACAGTTCCGACGAGGAGCTCGGGTTGATGGATAGCACCACAAAGTTGAATCTTCTCTGTACTCCATCGCCACAGCTGGCCGGTGCCGGTGGCAACGGATCGCACTCGATGATTGCGGCCAGCAATAGCACTCCGACATCGTCCAAGCCGGATCGATTCAATTTTGGTTCGTTAAAAAAGTTTACCAAGATCGGATCGGATACAAGTCACCAGAGCCATCAATCCGGtaatgctggtggtggtggaggaggaggaccaGGAGCAACAGGCAGTGGTTTGAATGGTCCTGGTGGAGGAAATggaggtagtggtggtggggaGGGTAGCAAGTTTTTTGGGCTTTTCTCCTCCCATCGAAGCGTGGAGAAAAGTAACTCGAGTGAAATGCCAGTGCCAACGCCACAGTTCAAAAGCTACCGAAAGGTGCCGGGAGCCGGTGGGCTTCAGATCGGGACGGCTTCAGTTTCGCCCGAGAGCGGTTACCCACTCTCAACGGGGATGGCGTCCACATCCGCCGGCATGGCACACGCTGCCGATGGAGGTAACTTTAGTGCCAGCAATCTTTCACTCGCATCCGGTTCGGGTTCCTCGATTCCGGTACCACGCGAAACTGTAGAGAACCGGCCTGCCGCCGCCgttcctcctccccctccccgagCGGCCACCCCGACACCGGcccctccaccgccaccgccaccggtgATCATTCGCGAGCCACCCGCTACACCGACGATGAGTGAAGCGGCCGAGTTGCTGAATCGTGCCCGCAAAACGAAACGTATCTCGCCGCACAACTACATTCACGCGTCCAACCCGAACCTGGTGGAGTTCGATTTTACGACGTCGAAAGCGATGGATTTTACCGTGCCGAAGATACACGCCGGCAACACCTGGGACACGGGGTCGCACTCGCACAGCGGCAACCTCCAGTCGATGATCACGCTGAAGGATCTGATGCTGCAGAAGCAGGCGGAGGAGGCGCAGGATATGTACAACAAGCGGGTGTGTCTCGGTGTCGAGAAGCTGGACGATCGGAAGGGTGGCAAAAGGCCGACGGGATCGAACGCGGATGGGCAGGGTCAGCTTTCTGCAACGACGGCACCGGCACCAGCGATTCCCGAAGCGGTAAAACAAATCCAGCGACGGCAGTTACCGATCACTCCCGATTACGCGCAAAGTTTCAAGCTGGACGATGAGGATATTCTGTACACGCGCAGCAAGGAGGGTCAAAAGTTGCGCGATTTCGGGTACGAAATGATTTCCGGCGACGATCCGTATGatcaacgaaacaaaacgaaccgcACCGGTGGAGCAGGAGCTCTCGCTGGTAGTTCAAGTTTGAACGCCAGTGGCGTAACCATCGGTGGAGCTAACATCATCACTAGCAGCAGTTCCACTGGCGCGGGAGGAagtagcggtggtggtggtggatcgataaagaaaaaaaccttcaATTGGATAAACTCTGGTGATCGCAAGGTCGCACCGGATGCGTCCGAATCTGTAGGAGGTTCGATGATGACGGGTGCTGGTGTCGTATCGTCGTCATCTTCTTCCTCGCTTTCGGTTTCCAGTTCGAACACAGCGGAGcaacatcaccaccatcgGAGTGGACTTTCGCTGCGGGATAGTTTCAAGCGGGGCAAGAACAAGGCTCGGTTGGAAAACTTTAAGGCGAGTAGCGAGAAACTGTTCCAGTTCAAACAGTCTGCAccggggggtggtggtggtggctctAGTGGCGTTGGTGctagcagcaacaacaacgatAAGGAATCGCTCAAAACGAAGCAGCTCGACAAACCGGCCACGCCGGGGGCGATAGTGAATGTAAACCTGAAACACCAACCGGCGCTCATTCCGTTCTCGGGCGTCATCGGTGGTGGAAAGAAGAACAACAACGAACTGAATGCAGCCTTCGAGCAACATTCTGCACTGCTCTTTCAGCAGGTGGTCGGAGGCGTCGGGGACGCTGGTCCTAGTGCTGGTCCCTCTAGTGGTGTGGGACTTTTCGGCACgggaggaataaaaaaatccaacaCATGCAATAGTTCGTCGGATTTTAAGGAAAACTCGGGCAAGCAACAAAATATGCGGAAAAATTCGGCCCCAGAGCGAGGCGCCAAtggaagtggtggtggtgcttttGGTGGAAGTGGTTCAGCGGGGAGTGGAAACGGTGGAGGTGGAGCTAGTAGTGGTGGTGCGACATCCTACTTCACGAAGCTTAGCTTCGGTTCGACAAAGACTGCGAAGGAGAAAAAGTTACTTGGGTCACCCGGGTTACATCGGGCGATTTTCGGTAAGAACCACCAACAGCATCACCATGGACCGGATCAGCCGATCGATCATGAGGTGTTCTCTCCGATTTCCTACACCAAGGTAAATGCCTCGTCCTGTTCTCTTTTCTTGGTTTTATTACACTTTCATCTATTTAATcttctcttgtttttttctgtcttgTAGGTTCCTTCACAGGGAATCCAACAGTTACCAACGGACTCCGGTGCTGCGCTTCCGATGGCGACAACCGCTGGTGGCAACGGGATCCCCTCGGTGATGACGGCCAGCACCACCTCGACGGGTACCATCCTAACAACCAATTTCGGCCCGAATCAACCTGCCGTTGCTCCGACCGTACTCGACTATCCCAACATGGAATATCCACCGGTGTTCGAACCGGAAACGTACTCGCTGAGCGATCCCAGCACGAGCCTGACGCTGCTGAAACGCCGCCagaatcaccaccaccatcaaccaCACCCGCACCATCATTCGCACCAGCAGAAATGACGACGTGGCAAGAAACTGCTCCCAACACTGCGGGAGAATGAAATCGGCTAAGATAGCAATCAAAAAGTATAGCCATCGATAAGAAACGCGCGGACGGAAtggtgtttttaattattgtaatcgtacttttaatttgtttaagtGTTATAGTATTATTTTGCCCCCAGGGCGCGATGAGGAGGCGTCCGCGAGGTTTGGGTTCGAAACCACACAAAATGTTAAGCAAAACCTAAAAGAAGCTTTACCTCCTTTCACCACGTAGGATTTCTTGTAGCCCCTAGAAAGGCAATGCCATGGATGTAAGTAAAAATCCAATACGCTGATATTGTACTAAATGATAGAAAACGGAAGGAATGAAAGGCAGAGGAGCCTTGGGAGAACTTTACCATCCCCCGCTTTGGGGCGGAGTGATAAACGGATAGATTCGTCGCTTTGGGAGAAATTGGAAAGCggaaataaaactacaatACTGTTCAATTGTGATGTTAGAGCATATACGGTGACATGTATTTCCGTTCGGTGCACGTGCACGAGCTCACTTTAgattcccttttttcgtacCCTAAAAGTATGGCATGGAATAAGATCGGCAGAGACTGTAGGCAAAGCAACTGATTGGTTGGTCTAAAGATAAGCGGAAAAATATAGAAATGGAACTATCTATGAAAAATCCATTTAACTTATGAATCGTTCGTTGTTCTTAGAGAATTTAACTAGATCAGATCTGGCAAAAAGACAAGGGAATATACTACAGTTCGCACTGTTACTGGAATGAGCACATCGTTCTCCTTGTGGCTCGATCGAAACTTTACGGAAAACACCAAAATTGAAGCTGTTACGAATCACGTGTTTGTAGTCGTTAGTAGATGTTGAGCGTTTAGCTCCTGTAGACGATCCTCCCGCTTCCACACTCCGCTATGCGTGCCGGTACATTCCAATGCTGTGTTTATGTGCCCAAGGATTCGTGAGCCATTGGTTAATCGTAATACCATAACCACTAGTTCCTCTCAGAATAGAAACGCATCTATACTATCGAGACTAAGCAATGTGAAAGAAGATTAGTATAGAAGTGTGTACGTGTTTCGCATTTCATTGTTAAGCCCTGTTTCTGCACAAACATGATATAATAAAATAGTGCCTTACGAGTACATGCAAATagctattttccttttttgtagaAATTTAGATGGTAGAGTAAATGAGGTCCCGGCGTTCGTTTTGTTCGGTCGTGGGTCTTGTGTGACAATATACCGAATGTATGCAACAGGTGAACCAGTAGAAAGACTAGGATCTATgtcggggcctcatttacgtatatatttttaaactattgaactgaattattgtttctatttcttttgACTGCCTTCAGTTGCAattcaaaatgtttcattttccaaccagGTTCTTCTACCAAAGCTTAATTTAAGCAATTAGCTTAGTCAAAGTAACCGTGGGCTTGCTCGTTGACAGTTTCGTTCTAGTGGTGGGGAAATCGAATCCCTAAATCCCAATCTCAATCCGCATACAATCGCGAGACAATGTAAACCAATCGATGCTGGTCTGGAAATCGTTTATCCTAGTCTGAATCGCTTCTCAAATTGCAACTAACAACTCGCTTTTTTCATAATAAAAACGTTCCACACAAAACCGATGTGTGGTTTACCGTTGTAAGTAGTTCTATCCAGCTTGAAATTCAAGGAACGTATGAAAACGATGTTCTTAGCAGGCACTGAAAGTCTGGTACAGTGATTTTTACATGTAGCACTATCTAAagaagaaatttaaatcaGGTCCTGGTCTGAATAATTGTCACTCCGTGGACTACATGCAATGATAGAACATCTCTGTAATCGACGTTCTACTATATTTCTTTGTTAAAAATAGGTTAATGTATCGAGT encodes:
- the LOC131282774 gene encoding uncharacterized protein LOC131282774; translation: MAYINVAEWSADMVTDWLKGLDNSMYHYVQSFTNNGVGGKQLLNIRPYELEQLGMHVIGHQEIVLEAVENLKNFNYNLDKENLQFLALHVATAAHSLTKQLEFSDQEKLETAVLKDITRTITHLKALIEWLDRAPFRGQKKFDELRKQCMRFGLEVATVAMRDRFSLMPVQAIRQNAIKLANIGEYIIKDITDPIILQPASLDLVTLKKRESDLGFLIMQSFHGVHRITEIKFNSPAHNSGKVEEGDEIVQINYQTVVGWEYKKVLLQLQESPPDVLLTLKKRPKHIKIYGQIYIKPYRLPSKKRSLPYRWGESVPSPRATDTFALQDFSLLPLDRVPEKHVPSDTESDGSDILTPTDVVGGKEADKGETFRLYLPKPRAVLQRRHTLSSFKDLVGVSSWHEGRKGKPLLSSDLQHLRDKSVSFGFGLEMSPRPTTTCLGLVGGGGGGGGGPSSTGIDAVAATVGVSGKCSSFGGLQSSLPDIVPPEVPPVVVPRQTDLLAGTSVCAPPNDLAIITGAANGGTSADAYKAGVSKVVRFESSSKADQCHVDTKYTCKVDSTVLETFEPIPYVDEDLPPAVPVVVPPTVTERVKRFESFANRTKAPTITNGHHNGSGGVQSTAISIAPPAPPTTTPSTVAPLKPIPMQRHLSKEPELAEAINTVVVNREMVKRGRLDKSYSTPAYDDELSDMPPAIEPRKEHLQKAPPVPPPRPKRTLPPFPEPGFVSSLSNTLDSRDDNPNKSKLANVIDLKQNRTQPLPASPTPKPAERTAIPPVPASRPAVPVPIAKIVPTPNEPPPSPSVPVAPPSSSTGTTTTTTVPSLPTGDSSSELLTPNKTKSLTLKKKNSLLSKRRNVSLKTLCVSDIQGHLYRRTKDRNGVSYWAKYYFVLIETTLYGFRSKEAPKANSMIFLSGFTISHAKEVHSRPHAFKVYHPYKTFYFAAETQDALVQWMEYIKQATLKGVTVGGGTGGGSTGATQHTPSEFDAKNLYSETDSSDEELGLMDSTTKLNLLCTPSPQLAGAGGNGSHSMIAASNSTPTSSKPDRFNFGSLKKFTKIGSDTSHQSHQSGNAGGGGGGGPGATGSGLNGPGGGNGGSGGGEGSKFFGLFSSHRSVEKSNSSEMPVPTPQFKSYRKVPGAGGLQIGTASVSPESGYPLSTGMASTSAGMAHAADGGNFSASNLSLASGSGSSIPVPRETVENRPAAAVPPPPPRAATPTPAPPPPPPPVIIREPPATPTMSEAAELLNRARKTKRISPHNYIHASNPNLVEFDFTTSKAMDFTVPKIHAGNTWDTGSHSHSGNLQSMITLKDLMLQKQAEEAQDMYNKRVCLGVEKLDDRKGGKRPTGSNADGQGQLSATTAPAPAIPEAVKQIQRRQLPITPDYAQSFKLDDEDILYTRSKEGQKLRDFGYEMISGDDPYDQRNKTNRTGGAGALAGSSSLNASGVTIGGANIITSSSSTGAGGSSGGGGGSIKKKTFNWINSGDRKVAPDASESVGGSMMTGAGVVSSSSSSSLSVSSSNTAEQHHHHRSGLSLRDSFKRGKNKARLENFKASSEKLFQFKQSAPGGGGGGSSGVGASSNNNDKESLKTKQLDKPATPGAIVNVNLKHQPALIPFSGVIGGGKKNNNELNAAFEQHSALLFQQVVGGVGDAGPSAGPSSGVGLFGTGGIKKSNTCNSSSDFKENSGKQQNMRKNSAPERGANGSGGGAFGGSGSAGSGNGGGGASSGGATSYFTKLSFGSTKTAKEKKLLGSPGLHRAIFGKNHQQHHHGPDQPIDHEVFSPISYTKGIQQLPTDSGAALPMATTAGGNGIPSVMTASTTSTGTILTTNFGPNQPAVAPTVLDYPNMEYPPVFEPETYSLSDPSTSLTLLKRRQNHHHHQPHPHHHSHQQK